The Thalassotalea sp. 273M-4 genome includes a region encoding these proteins:
- the ppk1 gene encoding polyphosphate kinase 1, with amino-acid sequence MSELYFPEELSWLAFNERVLQEAKDSNNPVLERLRFLGIFSSNQDEFFRVKVANIRRKILIKRAEGDKQTVALYRNLIAQMQQTILEQHRAFTSAYDHIKASLKEHNIEIVSQEPLSNNEQVWLKKYFLDKVLRYTQPIIVSHLVDFPDCIEDHLIYLFVEIQNNDELRYAALEVPTTETDRFVLLPKSENSKVQKIILLDDVMCFALNLIFEGLFDFTNIEAYSFKMTRDAQYSLSEQDLDDSLLLKMTKGLKQRLHAEPVRVVCDENMPSRMEKKLKKLLGFTQYDSTLPGSRYRNFKDFIAFPNVGKPALRFKKQKSLDCAAFRQHKTVWQAISEQDILLHYPYHKFHHFKEFIRQASYDPKVTSIKLNIYRVAKKSQIIGSLLDAVRNGKKVTVNVELRARFDENNNIEWAKRMTDAGIKVLLGIPSLKVHSKLCLINRQENDKIVKYGLISTGNFNEDTAKIYTDVAYFTKDPNIAEEVDNVFNFIEHSYKSFQFERLLISPINQRQKLNALVDREIEFANAGNPAKIQLKLNNLVDHQLINKLYQASNAGVEISLLIRGMCSLRPGIKGFSENITVTSIIDRYLEHARIMLFHNNANERIFISSADWMTRNIEDRVEVGFEIPCLQAKQQLKAILAMQFSDNVKARIIDQDQTNLYVGAKDNAPLCQSQAEIYRYLKNLEKQKSTKV; translated from the coding sequence ATGAGCGAATTATATTTTCCCGAAGAATTAAGTTGGCTAGCCTTTAACGAGCGGGTTTTACAAGAAGCTAAAGATAGCAATAACCCAGTGCTAGAAAGGCTCAGATTTCTTGGTATCTTTTCAAGTAACCAAGACGAATTTTTTCGGGTTAAAGTCGCCAATATTAGACGGAAAATATTAATAAAAAGAGCCGAAGGCGATAAACAGACCGTTGCTTTGTATCGCAATTTAATTGCTCAAATGCAACAAACAATATTGGAACAACATCGCGCATTTACCAGCGCCTACGACCATATTAAAGCCAGCTTAAAAGAGCACAACATTGAAATTGTCAGCCAAGAGCCGTTGTCCAATAACGAGCAAGTGTGGTTAAAAAAATACTTTCTCGATAAAGTCCTTAGATACACCCAGCCCATCATCGTCAGTCATCTCGTCGACTTTCCCGATTGCATTGAAGATCACCTTATTTACTTGTTTGTTGAAATTCAAAATAACGATGAATTGCGATATGCGGCGCTAGAAGTACCAACAACAGAAACCGATCGCTTTGTGTTATTACCCAAAAGCGAAAATAGCAAAGTGCAAAAAATTATTTTATTAGACGATGTTATGTGTTTTGCCTTAAACCTGATTTTTGAAGGCTTGTTTGACTTTACCAATATCGAAGCGTATTCATTTAAGATGACCCGAGATGCGCAGTACAGTTTAAGTGAGCAAGACTTAGATGATTCTCTCTTACTTAAAATGACTAAAGGGTTAAAACAACGCTTACATGCTGAACCCGTGCGCGTTGTATGTGATGAAAATATGCCCAGTCGAATGGAAAAAAAATTGAAGAAGCTATTGGGGTTCACTCAGTATGATAGCACCTTGCCTGGCAGTCGCTACCGTAACTTCAAAGATTTTATTGCCTTCCCCAACGTTGGAAAACCTGCTTTGCGCTTTAAAAAGCAAAAGTCATTAGATTGTGCGGCATTTAGACAACACAAAACCGTTTGGCAAGCAATCAGTGAGCAAGACATTTTGCTTCATTACCCATACCATAAATTTCATCATTTCAAAGAATTCATTCGCCAAGCCTCCTATGATCCCAAAGTCACCTCGATTAAATTGAATATCTATCGGGTCGCCAAAAAGTCTCAAATTATTGGCTCGCTTCTCGATGCCGTCCGCAATGGGAAAAAAGTCACGGTAAATGTCGAATTACGAGCCCGTTTTGATGAAAATAATAACATCGAATGGGCCAAGCGAATGACGGATGCTGGCATAAAAGTATTACTGGGTATTCCATCATTAAAGGTGCACTCTAAGCTATGTTTAATCAACCGCCAAGAGAACGATAAAATTGTAAAGTATGGTTTAATTTCTACCGGCAACTTTAACGAAGATACGGCAAAAATTTACACTGATGTCGCTTATTTTACCAAAGATCCCAACATAGCCGAAGAAGTCGACAACGTTTTTAATTTTATTGAACACAGCTACAAAAGTTTTCAGTTTGAACGATTATTAATTTCGCCCATTAATCAACGACAAAAACTTAACGCTTTAGTTGACCGTGAAATTGAATTTGCCAATGCCGGTAATCCAGCAAAGATACAATTAAAATTGAATAACTTAGTTGATCATCAGTTAATTAATAAACTCTATCAAGCAAGTAATGCAGGGGTTGAAATATCTCTGCTTATTCGAGGCATGTGCAGTTTACGCCCTGGTATTAAGGGATTTAGCGAAAACATTACAGTAACAAGCATCATCGACCGATACCTTGAACATGCGCGTATTATGCTATTTCATAATAACGCCAATGAGCGGATTTTTATCTCATCAGCGGACTGGATGACTCGTAATATTGAAGACAGGGTTGAAGTGGGTTTTGAAATCCCTTGTCTTCAGGCAAAACAACAACTGAAAGCCATTTTAGCTATGCAATTTAGCGACAATGTCAAAGCTCGGATAATAGATCAAGACCAAACTAACCTATACGTTGGTGCAAAAGACAATGCCCCTCTTTGTCAATCACAGGCAGAAATATATCGAT
- a CDS encoding M28 family metallopeptidase, whose translation MIKNIFLKGVVATTALVISSQAVAQTYQQAYDSISDKALHKHVKVLSSDQFGGRLPTTDGEKKTLDYLISHFKQAGWQGANNGSFLQPVELSEISASSDMSLVVTGNEQTQEFAYVDEMVLATSRVSTLEKLENSDIVFVGYGINAPEYDWNDYADIDVKGKTVLMLVNDPGFETQNPDLFTGSAMTYYGRWTYKYEEASRQGAAGAIIIHETAPASYPWSVVTNGWTGPQYGLFAEDGNKGRVNVEGWVTKDTTEKLFKQAGLDFSTYKEKAIKGPISKSLGLKANATVKSTIKNSTSNNFVATLAGSKTPDEHVLLTGHWDHIGTDDSLSGDKIYNGAHDNATGIGGIIEIAKALGRLDQTPERSVTVVATTAEEQGLLGSKFYAENPLYPLNKTVAVFNLDSLNILGQTTDFTVRGKGKSQVEDYLERAVKTQNRVLAPGTNPAAGSYYRSDHFNFAKVGVPAVFAGGGVDPINEEVAAYREKMLPEMRRCYHQLCDEYNPQWNFAGAIADLQVHFDAIFHLANSTDWPKWSATSEFQRQLHVK comes from the coding sequence ATGATAAAAAACATTTTTCTTAAGGGAGTTGTGGCCACCACGGCCTTGGTTATCTCATCACAAGCCGTTGCTCAAACCTACCAACAGGCTTATGACAGTATTTCAGATAAAGCGTTGCATAAACATGTCAAAGTGCTTTCTTCTGATCAATTCGGAGGGCGTTTACCAACCACTGACGGTGAGAAAAAAACTCTCGATTATTTAATTTCACATTTTAAACAAGCAGGATGGCAAGGGGCTAATAACGGTAGCTTTTTACAGCCTGTTGAATTATCTGAAATCTCCGCAAGCAGCGACATGTCACTTGTGGTAACAGGTAATGAGCAAACACAAGAGTTTGCTTATGTTGATGAAATGGTGTTGGCGACATCACGAGTTAGCACGCTTGAAAAACTTGAAAATTCTGACATCGTTTTTGTTGGTTACGGGATCAATGCCCCTGAGTATGACTGGAATGATTACGCAGATATTGATGTTAAGGGGAAAACCGTTCTGATGCTGGTTAACGATCCAGGTTTTGAAACACAAAACCCAGATTTGTTTACCGGCAGTGCGATGACCTACTATGGTCGTTGGACTTACAAGTACGAAGAGGCAAGTCGTCAAGGCGCAGCTGGTGCAATTATCATTCATGAAACCGCCCCGGCCTCTTATCCGTGGTCAGTTGTTACCAATGGTTGGACTGGTCCACAATACGGACTGTTCGCTGAAGATGGCAATAAAGGTCGAGTTAATGTCGAAGGCTGGGTTACAAAAGACACCACCGAAAAGCTGTTTAAGCAAGCGGGTTTAGACTTTAGCACGTACAAAGAAAAAGCGATTAAAGGCCCAATCAGCAAAAGCCTTGGCCTAAAAGCTAATGCCACTGTAAAAAGCACTATTAAGAACTCAACGTCGAATAACTTTGTCGCCACCTTAGCTGGTAGTAAAACCCCTGACGAGCACGTATTACTAACAGGTCATTGGGATCATATTGGTACCGATGACTCGCTATCTGGTGATAAAATTTATAATGGTGCGCATGATAATGCCACCGGCATTGGCGGTATTATTGAAATCGCCAAAGCGTTAGGCCGACTTGATCAAACCCCAGAGCGCTCGGTAACTGTGGTTGCTACCACAGCCGAAGAGCAAGGCTTATTAGGCTCTAAGTTTTATGCTGAAAACCCACTTTATCCGTTAAATAAAACAGTGGCTGTGTTTAACCTAGACAGTTTAAACATCTTAGGTCAAACAACGGACTTTACGGTTCGAGGTAAAGGAAAATCACAAGTTGAGGATTACCTTGAGCGCGCGGTTAAAACGCAAAATCGTGTATTAGCACCAGGAACAAATCCTGCCGCCGGCAGTTACTACCGTTCTGATCACTTCAACTTTGCCAAAGTTGGGGTGCCTGCTGTCTTTGCTGGTGGTGGCGTAGACCCTATTAATGAAGAAGTTGCGGCCTATCGTGAGAAAATGTTGCCAGAAATGCGCCGTTGCTATCACCAATTATGTGATGAGTACAACCCACAGTGGAATTTTGCGGGGGCTATTGCCGATTTGCAAGTGCATTTTGATGCGATTTTCCACTTAGCCAATTCAACAGACTGGCCTAAGTGGTCGGCAACAAGTGAGTTTCAACGCCAACTGCATGTAAAATAA
- a CDS encoding ABC transporter permease: MWLVFVKELRELLRDRKTLFFIMALPMVVFPVLFGVVGFIGAKFALDQHQKEIRYVIINEHAAPKFAETVFYHSDFKKLDLTLAGEEQIRAAIQNEEVDLVLVLDPNHQEKIAALEKSHWQVYSNSSSIFEATQAKIDKLLNQYTDNLQKQKLDKINMLEQEYQAFRQPVAYQYIDTADDRESFGEKLGGFIPYILIPLCLTGAMYPAIDLGAGEKERGTIETLLLTPVSRFALVMGKFLCSTTTAIMTALITIFSMVFWSYLIGKVLNFGLVSQVLSSVQWYDYILIVLLLVPVSAIFAASSLAISIYAKSYKEAQNYMGPLTMVVFMPVIVAMLPGSSLTFGWSMVPISNVALAIKELLKGTIDYTYLIVIFGSTGVFALLTIMFCVHWFNKESVLFR; encoded by the coding sequence ATGTGGCTAGTATTTGTTAAAGAATTAAGGGAGTTACTAAGAGATCGTAAAACACTCTTTTTTATCATGGCGTTGCCAATGGTGGTATTTCCTGTGTTATTTGGGGTTGTGGGCTTTATTGGGGCTAAATTTGCCCTTGATCAGCATCAGAAGGAAATTCGTTATGTGATCATCAACGAACACGCGGCGCCAAAGTTCGCTGAAACTGTGTTTTACCACAGTGATTTTAAAAAACTCGATCTAACACTTGCCGGCGAAGAGCAAATACGCGCGGCTATTCAAAATGAAGAGGTTGATCTGGTGTTGGTTTTAGACCCTAATCACCAAGAAAAAATAGCGGCGTTAGAAAAAAGTCATTGGCAGGTATATTCAAACAGTTCGAGTATTTTTGAAGCAACACAAGCAAAGATAGACAAGTTACTCAACCAGTATACCGACAATCTACAGAAGCAAAAATTAGACAAAATCAACATGCTCGAACAAGAGTATCAAGCGTTTCGTCAACCCGTTGCCTATCAATATATAGATACTGCCGATGACAGAGAAAGCTTTGGTGAAAAACTCGGTGGCTTTATCCCCTATATTTTGATCCCTTTGTGTTTAACCGGCGCTATGTATCCCGCCATTGATTTGGGGGCAGGGGAAAAAGAACGAGGTACAATAGAAACCTTATTGTTAACGCCCGTGTCACGCTTTGCTTTGGTAATGGGCAAGTTTTTATGCAGTACCACTACCGCAATAATGACGGCGCTTATTACCATTTTTAGTATGGTGTTTTGGTCATACCTTATTGGTAAAGTTCTTAATTTTGGTTTGGTTTCACAAGTGCTTTCGTCAGTGCAATGGTACGATTATATTTTAATTGTATTACTGCTCGTGCCGGTTTCAGCCATTTTTGCGGCCAGTTCGTTAGCCATATCTATTTACGCTAAAAGCTACAAAGAAGCACAAAACTACATGGGGCCGTTGACCATGGTGGTGTTCATGCCCGTTATTGTGGCGATGCTGCCAGGAAGTAGCCTTACTTTTGGCTGGTCAATGGTGCCTATTTCTAACGTGGCATTGGCAATTAAAGAGTTGTTAAAAGGTACTATCGACTACACTTATCTCATTGTGATTTTCGGCTCAACTGGGGTATTTGCGTTACTAACCATAATGTTTTGTGTGCATTGGTTTAATAAAGAGTCGGTATTATTTCGTTAA
- the pheS gene encoding phenylalanine--tRNA ligase subunit alpha: MNLDDIILQAEQAVASAEEPAALDLVRVEFLGKKGKLTEQLKGLGKLSPEERPKAGQLINVAKQQVQKLIHQRGEILRAEQIKAKLAGETIDVTLPGRTMEHGGLHPVTRTIERIESFFGELGFEVKAGPEVEDDFHNFDALNIPAHHPARADHDTFYFNPKLVLRTQTSGVQIRTMETEKPPLRIISPGRVYRNDYDQTHTPMFHQVEGLMVDKDVSFTHLKGILHDFLHNFFEEDLEIRFRPSYFPFTEPSAEVDVKGKNGKWLEVLGCGMVHPNVLRSVGVDPEVYTGFAFGMGVERLSMLRYGVTDLRSFFENDLRFLKQFK; the protein is encoded by the coding sequence ATGAATTTAGATGATATTATCTTGCAAGCTGAACAAGCGGTTGCAAGCGCAGAAGAACCTGCTGCTCTTGATCTGGTAAGGGTCGAGTTTTTAGGTAAAAAAGGCAAATTGACTGAACAATTAAAGGGTTTAGGTAAATTAAGTCCTGAAGAGCGCCCAAAAGCAGGGCAGTTGATCAATGTTGCTAAACAACAAGTGCAAAAATTAATTCACCAACGTGGTGAAATTTTACGTGCAGAGCAAATCAAAGCAAAACTTGCTGGTGAAACCATTGATGTGACTTTACCTGGTCGAACCATGGAACATGGTGGTTTGCACCCAGTAACCCGTACAATTGAACGAATTGAAAGCTTTTTTGGTGAATTAGGCTTTGAAGTAAAAGCGGGTCCAGAAGTTGAAGATGATTTTCATAATTTCGATGCGTTAAATATTCCGGCTCATCACCCAGCGCGTGCCGATCATGACACTTTTTATTTTAACCCTAAGTTGGTATTAAGAACCCAAACATCGGGTGTTCAAATTCGTACCATGGAAACAGAGAAGCCACCACTTAGGATCATTTCTCCAGGGCGTGTTTATCGTAACGATTACGACCAAACACATACCCCAATGTTCCACCAGGTTGAGGGTTTAATGGTCGACAAAGACGTAAGCTTTACTCATCTGAAAGGGATTTTGCATGACTTTTTGCATAACTTCTTTGAAGAAGATTTAGAGATTCGTTTTCGTCCATCTTACTTCCCGTTTACCGAACCATCAGCGGAAGTTGATGTTAAAGGTAAAAACGGCAAATGGTTAGAAGTACTAGGCTGTGGCATGGTACACCCAAATGTACTGCGCAGTGTTGGTGTTGATCCAGAAGTTTACACCGGTTTTGCGTTTGGTATGGGTGTTGAGCGTTTATCAATGTTGCGTTATGGCGTAACCGATTTGCGTTCATTCTTTGAAAACGATCTTCGTTTCTTAAAACAGTTTAAGTAG
- a CDS encoding JmjC domain-containing protein gives MYVLNPAQFSPELFLTEYWQKKPVLIRQGFANFKAPIEADEVAGLAGLEDVESRIIYREGESYVAEFGPFDGFQRLGDKNWSLVVQALDHWSEDAAKMIEPFRFIPHWRLDDLMVSFATPGGGVGPHIDWYDVFICQGTGVRNWRVGDKGAHVEYAAHPALLHVEAFAPIIDEVVYPGDILYIPPGFPHDGVTIENSLSFSVGFRSNSSVNFLSGLADFLIDNELGNELISDPHRPLSNNSGAISADDFGLIKQNMQHILDNKELMQKFVGTFLTEAKHELDLMPADQPFTTTQVSQLLKQHDLMRLGGLRAFYFSDSIHQGTVYINSEQVTFDQSLVPAIKMLCDNVCVTAQMISAFADNKDFLAFIVTMLNKGYWYLAE, from the coding sequence ATGTACGTACTAAACCCTGCTCAATTTAGCCCCGAACTGTTTTTAACAGAATACTGGCAAAAAAAGCCGGTATTAATCCGTCAAGGTTTTGCCAACTTTAAAGCCCCAATAGAGGCAGATGAAGTTGCAGGACTTGCAGGGCTCGAAGATGTTGAGTCACGTATTATCTATCGTGAAGGTGAGAGCTATGTCGCTGAATTTGGTCCTTTTGATGGCTTTCAACGATTAGGTGATAAAAATTGGTCTTTGGTCGTTCAAGCACTGGATCATTGGTCTGAAGATGCGGCTAAAATGATCGAACCATTTCGATTTATTCCGCACTGGCGCTTAGACGACTTGATGGTCAGCTTTGCAACACCTGGTGGTGGCGTAGGGCCCCATATAGATTGGTATGATGTGTTTATTTGCCAAGGCACTGGGGTTCGTAATTGGCGTGTGGGTGATAAGGGGGCGCATGTTGAATACGCTGCCCACCCAGCTTTGTTGCACGTTGAGGCCTTTGCACCGATCATTGATGAAGTCGTTTATCCCGGCGATATTTTGTATATTCCTCCTGGCTTTCCACATGATGGCGTGACCATTGAAAATTCATTGAGTTTTTCGGTTGGATTTCGATCTAACTCGTCGGTCAATTTTTTAAGTGGTTTGGCCGATTTCTTAATAGATAATGAGTTAGGCAACGAATTGATCAGCGATCCTCATCGACCTCTGTCCAACAACAGTGGCGCTATCAGTGCAGATGATTTCGGCTTAATTAAGCAAAACATGCAACACATCTTAGATAACAAAGAATTGATGCAAAAATTCGTCGGTACGTTTTTAACCGAAGCGAAGCATGAATTAGATTTAATGCCGGCCGATCAGCCTTTTACAACAACACAAGTATCGCAGTTGTTAAAGCAACACGATCTTATGCGATTGGGAGGACTGCGCGCCTTCTATTTTAGCGACAGTATTCACCAGGGCACGGTTTACATTAACTCCGAGCAGGTTACCTTTGACCAATCTTTGGTGCCTGCGATTAAAATGCTTTGTGATAATGTTTGTGTAACGGCCCAAATGATCAGTGCTTTTGCCGACAATAAAGACTTTCTAGCGTTTATCGTAACCATGTTAAATAAAGGCTATTGGTACTTGGCGGAATAA
- a CDS encoding ATP-binding cassette domain-containing protein: MISVENLSKSFAAKAENNKKKKSDLDPRQQGGQFHALKNVSFHCSKGEVLGLLGANGAGKTTTLRILSSALKPDSGAVMVNGVDVLKKPLLAKQKIGFLSGKTGLYARLTAKENVEFFARLHGVSKKDLAVKGEQIYQQLGIVDYLDRRVEQLSTGMQQKVSIARAVIHSPEVLILDEPTTGLDIMATETIMNFVQQMREQGTAVIFSTHHLDEIALLADRVSVIERGQSCFNGSLSDFQQHSESGDLRKAFMNIIQGAKSDVASIC, encoded by the coding sequence ATGATTTCAGTAGAAAATCTCAGCAAGTCGTTCGCGGCAAAAGCGGAAAATAACAAGAAGAAAAAATCGGATCTTGATCCAAGGCAGCAAGGGGGGCAATTTCACGCCTTAAAGAATGTCAGTTTTCATTGCAGTAAAGGCGAAGTATTAGGTTTGCTTGGCGCTAATGGTGCCGGCAAAACTACGACGTTAAGAATATTGTCATCAGCCCTTAAACCCGACTCTGGTGCGGTTATGGTAAACGGTGTTGACGTGTTGAAAAAACCGTTATTGGCGAAACAAAAGATTGGTTTCTTATCTGGAAAAACCGGTCTTTATGCACGCCTAACAGCCAAAGAAAATGTTGAATTTTTTGCCCGTTTACACGGGGTCAGTAAAAAAGATTTAGCCGTTAAAGGTGAGCAAATATATCAACAACTTGGCATCGTGGATTATTTAGATAGGCGGGTTGAACAACTCTCAACTGGGATGCAGCAAAAGGTATCGATAGCCCGCGCCGTTATTCATTCCCCCGAAGTATTGATTCTTGATGAACCGACAACCGGTCTTGATATTATGGCCACCGAAACCATTATGAATTTTGTTCAACAAATGCGAGAACAAGGTACTGCAGTTATTTTTTCAACCCATCATCTTGATGAAATCGCCTTACTTGCCGACAGAGTATCGGTGATAGAGCGAGGACAAAGTTGCTTTAATGGCAGCTTAAGCGATTTTCAACAACATTCCGAAAGTGGCGATTTACGCAAAGCATTTATGAATATCATCCAAGGAGCGAAGTCTGATGTGGCTAGTATTTGTTAA
- the asnB gene encoding asparagine synthase B: MCSIFCILDIKGDASELREQAIELSRLLRHRGPDWSGVYSDQNAILVHERLAIVDTENGAQPLYNRNRNHVLAVNGEIYNHTSLEANLTIDYDFQTKSDCEVILPLYEQMGSDFVDNLHGMFAFVLYNQTDNSYLIARDHIGIIPLYMGHDEHGNFYVASEMKALTPICKTVSEFPPGHFLDSRIGKITRYYQRDWQDYEAVKQNTTDVLALRNALEQSVKSHLMTDVPYGVLLSGGLDSSLVSAITQKFAARRVEENDLSEAWWPKVHSFACGLEGSPDLVAAQKVADAIGTIHHSVTFTVQEGIDALKEVIYHIETYDVTTIRASTPMYLMARKIKAMGIKMVLSGEGADEIFGGYLYFHKAPNAEEFHQELNRKLDKLHMFDCLRANKSMSAWGIEARVPFLDKNFMDVAMRINPDDKMCRDGKIEKHVLRQAFAGYLPEEILWRQKEQFSDGVGYSWIDSLKALVESQVSDQQLAHAKFKFPHNTPDTKEAYFYRTIFEQHFPLQSCAECVPGGKSVACSTETALAWDEAFQNMADPSGRAVVSVHNKSY; this comes from the coding sequence ATGTGTTCAATATTCTGTATTCTGGACATCAAAGGTGATGCCAGTGAGTTGCGAGAACAAGCGATTGAGCTTTCTCGCTTACTAAGACATCGAGGACCAGATTGGTCAGGTGTCTACTCTGATCAAAATGCGATTCTAGTGCATGAAAGGCTAGCAATTGTTGACACTGAAAATGGCGCACAACCCCTTTATAACCGAAATCGAAATCATGTGTTGGCCGTAAACGGTGAAATATACAATCACACATCTTTAGAAGCCAACCTGACTATCGACTACGACTTTCAAACAAAGTCAGATTGTGAAGTCATCTTACCTTTGTATGAACAAATGGGTAGCGATTTTGTTGATAATTTGCACGGTATGTTCGCATTTGTGCTTTATAACCAAACAGATAATAGTTACTTAATTGCTCGTGATCACATTGGCATTATCCCCTTGTATATGGGCCATGATGAGCATGGTAACTTTTATGTTGCTTCCGAAATGAAAGCGTTAACCCCTATTTGTAAAACCGTAAGCGAGTTTCCTCCAGGCCACTTCTTAGACAGTCGAATCGGTAAAATAACCCGCTATTATCAACGTGACTGGCAAGACTATGAGGCGGTCAAACAGAATACAACCGATGTGCTCGCACTGAGAAATGCTTTAGAGCAATCGGTGAAATCACACCTTATGACCGATGTACCATATGGGGTGTTACTTTCAGGTGGTTTAGACTCTTCATTGGTGTCAGCGATCACCCAAAAATTTGCTGCCAGACGTGTGGAAGAAAACGATTTGTCTGAGGCGTGGTGGCCTAAGGTACACTCTTTTGCTTGTGGCCTTGAAGGGTCACCCGACTTAGTGGCCGCGCAAAAGGTTGCCGATGCCATTGGTACCATTCATCACAGTGTCACCTTTACCGTGCAAGAAGGAATTGATGCCCTAAAAGAGGTTATCTATCATATTGAAACATATGATGTAACCACCATTAGAGCGTCTACTCCGATGTACTTAATGGCTCGTAAAATCAAAGCGATGGGCATAAAAATGGTGTTGTCAGGCGAAGGCGCAGATGAGATTTTTGGCGGCTATTTATACTTTCATAAAGCGCCGAATGCCGAAGAATTTCATCAAGAATTAAATCGCAAGCTTGATAAATTACACATGTTTGATTGTTTGCGTGCCAATAAATCGATGTCGGCCTGGGGCATTGAAGCACGGGTACCGTTTTTAGATAAAAACTTTATGGACGTTGCGATGCGGATCAATCCTGACGATAAAATGTGTCGAGATGGGAAGATTGAAAAACACGTGTTGCGACAAGCCTTTGCAGGTTATTTACCGGAAGAAATTCTATGGCGACAAAAAGAACAATTCTCTGACGGGGTTGGTTATTCGTGGATTGATAGTTTAAAGGCCTTGGTTGAATCGCAAGTTAGCGATCAACAATTGGCTCATGCTAAATTTAAATTTCCCCATAATACCCCGGATACAAAAGAAGCGTATTTTTATCGCACTATTTTTGAACAACATTTTCCTTTGCAATCGTGCGCAGAGTGTGTTCCTGGCGGAAAATCGGTGGCCTGTTCGACCGAAACCGCCCTAGCGTGGGATGAAGCATTTCAAAACATGGCCGATCCATCTGGTCGCGCGGTTGTGAGTGTGCACAATAAAAGTTATTAA
- a CDS encoding DUF3429 family protein gives MQEEPQINYDQIFHTARVIGTIGVVFFLLLAGVMLLTKLNLLALSDQYLLMLFTFSSAILLAFLSGIIWSESLSARLFNPTSKHLYFSLSFNVIALFGAVLHNRWSVMLFGFSFLVLFFLEEELRRPKSFSDQDTPSKNIRRYLRMRKRLTYQIVVIHLFVLLLFIIMP, from the coding sequence TTGCAAGAAGAACCACAAATTAATTATGATCAAATTTTCCATACAGCGCGGGTTATTGGAACCATAGGTGTGGTGTTTTTTTTATTGCTTGCTGGTGTCATGCTGCTCACAAAGCTCAACCTTTTGGCGCTATCAGATCAATACTTGCTGATGTTGTTTACCTTTTCCAGTGCCATATTATTGGCGTTTCTTTCTGGAATTATCTGGTCAGAATCACTCAGCGCTCGGTTGTTTAATCCGACCAGTAAACATCTATATTTTAGCCTTAGTTTTAATGTTATAGCTTTATTTGGTGCGGTGTTACATAATCGCTGGAGCGTGATGCTGTTTGGGTTTAGCTTTTTAGTGTTATTCTTTTTAGAAGAAGAACTGCGAAGGCCCAAGAGCTTCTCAGATCAAGACACACCTTCAAAAAACATTCGTCGTTATTTACGAATGCGCAAGCGCTTAACGTATCAAATTGTGGTCATACATTTATTTGTCCTCCTACTGTTTATTATCATGCCCTAA